From the genome of Candidatus Rhodoluna planktonica:
GTTGGTTGACGAACACGACCGAGCCAAGGCCGGCATCACTCGTGGGGCAAATTCTTCGGTCCTATTTCCCGGGATGATTCGACCTGATGAATTGGCTGAAATGGCTATTCGGGTGCCAGATAGCGGAGCCTATGAGACAGTTGCCGGCTACATCATGATTGTTTTGGGTCGGATTCCAGCTGTCGGAGACGAAATTGAAATTGATGGTGGCCGCTTGCGCGTCGAGCGCATGGATGGTCGTCGAATCGATCGGGTCCGATTTACCCCGGCGGCGCTTCTGGAAGCTGGTGAAGTTAATGTCTAGCGATTGGCAGGGGCTCATTTGGCTGGTTGTTTTACTTGCCGCTAACGCTTTCTTTGTTGGCGCCGAATTTGCCGTGATTGCTGCTCGGCGAGCACAAATTGAGCCTCGAGCTGAAGCGGGCTCGAAACCGGCAAAAATGACACTTGCTGGCATGGAGCGTGTTTCGTTGATGTTGGCCACAGCCCAACTCGGAATCACTGTTTCGTCGCTGCTAATTTTGCTGATTGCCGAGCCAAGTATTCACCACCTGCTTGAGTATCCGCTTGGTGCGCTGGGCTGGTCTGAAGAGGTCGTTTCGACAGTCGCGTTTGTTATCGCGCTGCTTTTGGTGACTTACCTGCATGTCGTGCTTGGTGAGATGGTGCCAAAAAATATCGCAATTGCGGTGCCAGAGCGTTCGGCGCTTATTCTCACCCCGGTGCTTTACAGCGTCGCCACTTTGGTCAAGCCCATTGTCGTTAGTTTGAATGCGGTTTCGAACACCATGCTTCGAGCCTTCAAAATTGAGCCTAAAAACGAGGCAAACTCAGCTTTTACGCTTGATCAGGTAGAAGACATCGTTGAACATTCGACTCGCGAGGGTGTGCTGAGAGATGCCAGCGGCGCCCTAACCAATACTTTTGAATTCACCGACAAACAAGTCTCTGATGTGACCGTCAAGTTGCAAGATTTGGTGAGCTTTAGTGAAACGGTGTCGCCGCGCGAGATTGAGCAAGCAGTTGCAAAATACGGCTACTCTCGCTTTCCGCTAACCGATGAAAACGATGAGCTCATCGGCTACCTGCACCTGAAAGATGTCATCGATCTCGATCTCGATGAAGCCGACGAGCCATTCCCGGCAAAGCGGGTGCGAACCCTCATTTCGTTGCCCGACACGACAGAACTCGAAGATGCGCTGGCCAGCATGAGACGAGTGAATGCTCACCTAGCCAAGGTGTTTGACGCACAGGGCACCGTTCTAGGAGTGCTCTTCCTCGAAGATATCTTGGAAGAACTCGTTGGCGAAGTGCAGGATGCCTCGCAGCGCGACTAATTAGCTCTTTGTGCGGCCCAGTTGACTGCGCTGATACTGCTTGGGAACATAGTCAACCTCAACTCCAAGCGCTGCGGCTGCATGCAGTGGCCACATCGGATCATCCAGCGAGGCTCGTCCAATCATTACAACTTCGACTAAACCGTCTTGCAAAATCTGCTCGGCTTGGGTTGGATCGGTGATTAGTCCCACTGCCGACACCGGCTCGCTAAGGTTCTCTGAAACAAATTCAGCGGCCGGAACTTGGTATCCAGGCTTGAGCGGAATTTGGACGTTGGCCACTAGTCCTCCGGTGGAAATGTCGAACAAATCGGCGCCTCTATCGGCGCACCAGGCAGCGACCTGCGCAGTTTGCTCGAAGTTGAATCCGCCATCAACGTAGTCGGTGGCAGAAAATCTCACAAAAATTGGCATTTCGCTCGGCACGGTTGCTCTAATGCCATCAATGATTTGAAGTAGTAAACGAGCTCGATTCTCCAACGACCCGCCATACTCATCTGCGCGGTGATTCGTGATTGGGCTCAAAAACTGGTGCAGTAGATAGCCGTGGGCGGCGTGGATTTCAATCGCATCAAACCCGGCAGCTACGGCTCTCTTGGCAGCGGAAACCCATTTTTGAACATGCTCAATCACGTCAACGGTAGACATTTCAACCGGGGCAGCGTAG
Proteins encoded in this window:
- a CDS encoding hemolysin family protein — translated: MSSDWQGLIWLVVLLAANAFFVGAEFAVIAARRAQIEPRAEAGSKPAKMTLAGMERVSLMLATAQLGITVSSLLILLIAEPSIHHLLEYPLGALGWSEEVVSTVAFVIALLLVTYLHVVLGEMVPKNIAIAVPERSALILTPVLYSVATLVKPIVVSLNAVSNTMLRAFKIEPKNEANSAFTLDQVEDIVEHSTREGVLRDASGALTNTFEFTDKQVSDVTVKLQDLVSFSETVSPREIEQAVAKYGYSRFPLTDENDELIGYLHLKDVIDLDLDEADEPFPAKRVRTLISLPDTTELEDALASMRRVNAHLAKVFDAQGTVLGVLFLEDILEELVGEVQDASQRD
- a CDS encoding NADH:flavin oxidoreductase/NADH oxidase, which translates into the protein MESTVKLFEPIQVRSLEIRNRIWIPPMCQYSCEQQNGEPNAWHQVHYGARATGGAGLIIAEASAVSPEGRISPWDTGIWNDLQVEAWRPVVDFVHSQGAKFAIQLAHAGRKGSTYREWSGRGSVPLNEGGWQTISATDEAFEGYAAPVEMSTVDVIEHVQKWVSAAKRAVAAGFDAIEIHAAHGYLLHQFLSPITNHRADEYGGSLENRARLLLQIIDGIRATVPSEMPIFVRFSATDYVDGGFNFEQTAQVAAWCADRGADLFDISTGGLVANVQIPLKPGYQVPAAEFVSENLSEPVSAVGLITDPTQAEQILQDGLVEVVMIGRASLDDPMWPLHAAAALGVEVDYVPKQYQRSQLGRTKS